Proteins encoded within one genomic window of Humulus lupulus chromosome 1, drHumLupu1.1, whole genome shotgun sequence:
- the LOC133814415 gene encoding germin-like protein 9-3, giving the protein MAPRNSLQFFSLLISSFAIVQMTMAGDPDILTDFVVPPNLSASKITGSFFTYTALRTIAAATTFNVTKVSMSEFPALNGQSVSYAVLQYPVGTTNPPHVHPRSAELLFLFDGSLEVGFVDTTNKLYTQTLQAGDIFVFPKGLVHFQYNADPKVFAVAVSAFGSANAGTSSLPKALFATDIDDDALAISFKTDVATIQKLKAGLASKP; this is encoded by the coding sequence ATGGCCCCAAGAAATTCTCTTCAATTTTTCTCACTACTAATTTCTTCATTTGCCATTGTGCAGATGACAATGGCCGGAGATCCAGATATCCTTACGGACTTCGTAGTGCCACCAAACTTGAGTGCATCCAAAATAACTGGATCATTCTTCACTTACACTGCTCTCAGAACCATAGCAGCAGCTACAACCTTCAATGTCACCAAAGTAAGCATGAGCGAGTTCCCGGCGCTCAATGGCCAAAGCGTCAGTTATGCCGTTCTGCAGTACCCGGTGGGGACGACTAACCCACCTCACGTTCATCCTCGCTCCGCTGAACTCCTTTTCCTCTTCGATGGATCTCTGGAGGTAGGTTTTGTCGACACCACCAATAAGCTCTACACACAGACACTGCAAGCCGGCGACATTTTTGTGTTCCCCAAGGGTTTGGTGCACTTTCAATACAACGCCGATCCCAAGGTATTTGCCGTTGCAGTTTCGGCCTTTGGAAGCGCCAACGCCGGGACATCGTCACTTCCAAAGGCTTTGTTCGCCACTGACATTGACGATGACGCTTTGGCTATCTCTTTCAAGACTGATGTTGCCACCATTCAAAAGCTCAAGGCTGGTCTTGCTTCCAAGCCATAA